In Crinalium epipsammum PCC 9333, the following are encoded in one genomic region:
- a CDS encoding DUF1824 family protein — translation MTTMQQQTLTVQAAQKLLKNYDCMSSKTVDSEAEKALLRQALLLLTEHSDYQILGICADTAYQGIATLKSYLEAFGYEENLNLPLLEGTVYIKFNLKNGSSYINSYEGSHRGVLVSCQSLYEGGINEMYGHLPLDLFMDVS, via the coding sequence ATAACGACTATGCAGCAACAAACACTGACAGTGCAAGCAGCACAAAAACTTTTGAAAAATTATGACTGCATGAGCAGCAAAACAGTTGATTCCGAAGCAGAAAAAGCTTTACTTCGTCAAGCTTTACTGCTTTTAACTGAGCATTCTGATTATCAAATTTTAGGGATTTGCGCGGATACAGCTTATCAAGGGATAGCCACTCTCAAAAGCTATTTAGAAGCTTTCGGCTATGAAGAAAACCTGAATTTACCCTTGCTGGAAGGTACTGTTTATATAAAATTTAATCTCAAAAATGGCTCATCTTATATTAATTCATACGAAGGTAGCCATCGGGGTGTTTTAGTATCGTGCCAATCTCTATATGAAGGAGGGATTAACGAAATGTATGGTCATTTACCATTAGATTTGTTTATGGATGTATCCTAG
- a CDS encoding WD40 domain-containing protein — translation MSASNYYKVGGSLNHNHHTYVTREADIKLLELLKSGEYCFILNSRQMGKSSLRVRTGKILRSSGFKCAFIDLTMIGSHVSSDNWYKGISYQLLDSLELDLELNFNQWWQQHDYLTEPQRLYYLIKSVVLEQISKNIIIFLDEIDSLIEIEFKDDFFALIRACYNQRAENADFNRLTFCLLGVASPADLIQDSKRTPFNIGRSIKLTGFTFAEAKDALIPGLQACLNYPEEVLQQILSWTGGQPFLTQKVCNIIVQYAEANITDIQPIIEKYLIENWESQDEPEHLRTIRDRILADETQAIRILGLYQQILNQSVVFNTDTLKGAAIQTKPAYAGLVESSDDEEIQLRLSGLIVRKNHFLQVYNPIYAQVFNHHWINQQLYNLRPYSDSINKWLKTQRGTASLLQGQSLTDALSWAGNKRLSDEDYQFLAASQAEQDRQKNQILTQANQQAKQIIRKGIIILSFTSLIAVILPLIASIYAQKQIKTAQETTILEKSGVKALQEFESQQIEGLILAIKAGQDLKELSNNQRDVANYPTNSPVSALVNILNNISEENQLKGHKNAVRVVDFSPDNQIIASGSDDGTIKIWQRNGVFIKTLNQGGKVYGVSFSPDGKIIAAGSDNGTIKIWTLEGKSLKIFKDNTIYTLSFSPDGKIIATAGRDGKVKLWNVNGSLIKTLTGHQGSVYTVNFSPNGKIIASGSNDGTIKLWKLDGSLIKTLTGHQGSVYTVNFSPNGKIIASGSKDNTVNLWQLDGKLITTLTGHQNEVNSVAFSPNGKMIASGSADTTIKLWEVNGKLIKTLKGHSDSIWNVRFSPDGKTIASASLDRSVRLWKLQLPPNQIQAHQKLVPSVNISSDGKIATASFDQTIKIWKPDGTLIKTIPLIEALATNLSFSPDSKNVVAVINDSLIKVFKEDGTSRNLAQSNSDINSLSISPNGIIAGGGSNNIIKLWHYDGTLIRTINLDTVANNPSLQQRRDNTTITSISFSPDGKIIVSGNSDGVINLGTQNGTLIKTLTPNNGAITQISFSPDGNKFAVSDVGGQVNVWQIDGRLIASLTGHKSRVTSVSFSADSKVLASSGSDGTVNLWKCDTPTESLRDRNCTLMFSIDYGSELTSIKFSPTKQTLVAGSSNGSVMIWNLDIDSLLAQGCTWLEDYLLSHPQAARNLSACH, via the coding sequence ACAGTCGCCAAATGGGGAAATCCAGCTTAAGGGTGAGAACCGGAAAAATTTTGCGTTCTTCAGGCTTTAAATGTGCTTTTATTGACTTAACCATGATTGGCAGTCATGTCAGTTCGGATAACTGGTATAAAGGTATAAGTTATCAGTTATTAGATAGTTTAGAATTAGATCTGGAATTAAATTTTAATCAATGGTGGCAACAACACGATTATTTAACTGAGCCACAACGATTATATTATTTAATCAAATCAGTAGTTTTAGAACAAATATCCAAAAATATTATAATTTTTTTAGATGAAATTGACAGTTTAATTGAAATTGAATTTAAAGATGACTTTTTTGCATTAATTCGTGCTTGTTATAATCAACGGGCAGAAAACGCTGATTTTAATCGTTTAACTTTTTGTTTACTAGGTGTCGCGTCACCAGCAGATTTAATCCAAGATTCCAAACGCACACCGTTTAATATTGGTCGCTCAATAAAGTTAACAGGATTTACTTTTGCAGAAGCTAAAGACGCTTTAATTCCTGGTTTACAAGCTTGTTTAAATTATCCCGAAGAAGTTTTACAACAAATTTTATCTTGGACGGGAGGACAACCGTTTTTAACGCAAAAGGTATGTAATATAATTGTACAATATGCCGAGGCTAATATAACTGATATACAGCCAATAATTGAGAAATATCTGATCGAAAACTGGGAATCTCAGGATGAACCAGAACATTTAAGAACAATACGCGATCGCATCCTAGCAGACGAAACTCAAGCTATCCGTATTTTAGGATTATATCAGCAAATTTTAAATCAATCTGTTGTGTTTAATACCGACACCCTGAAGGGTGCGGCTATACAAACTAAGCCTGCCTACGCAGGCTTAGTTGAATCTTCAGATGATGAAGAAATACAATTAAGATTATCTGGTTTAATTGTCCGAAAAAATCATTTTTTACAAGTTTATAATCCCATTTACGCACAAGTATTTAACCACCACTGGATTAACCAACAATTATATAATCTTCGTCCCTATAGTGACTCTATTAATAAGTGGTTGAAAACTCAGCGCGGCACTGCTTCGCTATTGCAAGGACAATCATTAACAGATGCTTTATCATGGGCAGGAAATAAACGTCTTAGCGATGAAGATTATCAATTTTTAGCTGCTAGTCAAGCCGAACAAGATCGGCAAAAGAATCAAATTTTAACTCAGGCTAACCAGCAAGCTAAACAAATAATCCGGAAAGGAATAATCATCCTGAGTTTTACCTCATTAATTGCTGTTATTTTACCATTAATAGCGAGTATATATGCTCAAAAACAAATTAAAACTGCTCAAGAAACAACTATATTAGAAAAATCTGGTGTAAAAGCTTTACAAGAATTTGAATCTCAGCAAATTGAAGGGTTAATTTTAGCTATTAAAGCAGGGCAAGATTTAAAAGAATTGAGCAATAATCAGCGTGATGTAGCAAATTATCCCACAAATAGCCCTGTTTCTGCTTTAGTTAATATTCTTAACAATATCAGTGAAGAAAATCAGTTAAAAGGACATAAAAATGCCGTCAGAGTCGTTGATTTTAGTCCTGACAATCAAATCATTGCATCTGGAAGCGATGACGGTACAATCAAAATCTGGCAACGCAATGGCGTATTTATTAAAACTTTAAATCAGGGTGGTAAAGTTTACGGCGTTAGTTTTAGCCCTGATGGTAAAATAATCGCTGCTGGAAGTGATAACGGTACAATCAAAATTTGGACTTTAGAGGGTAAATCTCTTAAAATTTTTAAGGATAATACTATATATACTCTAAGTTTTAGCCCAGATGGAAAAATCATTGCTACTGCTGGTAGAGATGGTAAAGTTAAACTGTGGAATGTTAATGGAAGTTTAATAAAAACTCTAACGGGACATCAAGGTTCAGTATATACAGTTAATTTCAGCCCCAATGGGAAAATTATTGCTTCTGGCAGTAACGACGGTACAATTAAACTGTGGAAATTAGACGGCAGTTTAATCAAAACTTTAACGGGACATCAAGGTTCAGTCTATACAGTTAATTTTAGTCCCAATGGGAAAATTATTGCTTCTGGCAGTAAGGATAATACAGTTAATTTGTGGCAATTAGACGGCAAGTTAATTACAACATTAACAGGACATCAGAATGAAGTTAATAGTGTGGCTTTTAGCCCAAATGGCAAAATGATAGCTTCTGGAAGTGCTGACACAACTATTAAACTTTGGGAAGTAAATGGCAAGTTGATTAAAACTTTAAAAGGACATAGTGATTCAATTTGGAATGTGCGGTTTAGTCCAGATGGGAAAACTATTGCCTCTGCTAGTTTAGATCGATCTGTTAGACTATGGAAACTGCAATTACCACCAAATCAAATTCAAGCACATCAAAAATTAGTACCAAGCGTTAATATTAGTTCTGATGGTAAAATTGCTACTGCTAGTTTTGATCAAACTATTAAAATTTGGAAACCTGATGGCACTTTGATTAAAACCATACCTCTGATAGAGGCTTTAGCCACAAATTTAAGTTTTAGCCCTGATAGCAAAAATGTTGTAGCTGTAATTAACGATTCTCTAATTAAGGTTTTTAAAGAAGATGGTACAAGTAGAAATTTAGCTCAATCTAATAGTGATATTAATAGTCTTAGTATTAGCCCTAATGGGATTATAGCTGGTGGAGGGAGCAATAATATTATTAAACTCTGGCACTATGACGGTACTTTAATTAGAACTATTAACTTAGATACCGTAGCAAATAACCCTAGCCTTCAACAGAGAAGGGACAATACTACTATCACCAGTATTAGTTTTAGCCCTGATGGTAAAATTATTGTTTCTGGAAATAGTGATGGAGTAATTAACCTTGGGACACAAAACGGTACTCTAATTAAAACTTTAACCCCCAATAATGGTGCAATAACTCAAATTAGTTTTAGCCCTGATGGAAACAAATTTGCGGTTAGCGATGTTGGTGGTCAGGTAAATGTTTGGCAAATTGATGGTCGTTTAATTGCTAGTTTAACTGGACATAAAAGTAGGGTAACAAGTGTAAGTTTTAGCGCTGATAGTAAAGTTCTCGCATCCAGTGGTAGCGATGGGACTGTGAATTTATGGAAGTGCGATACTCCTACGGAGTCGCTGCGCGATCGCAATTGCACACTCATGTTTAGTATTGACTATGGCTCTGAACTTACCAGTATTAAATTCAGCCCCACCAAACAAACACTTGTTGCTGGTAGTAGTAATGGAAGTGTGATGATCTGGAATTTAGATATAGATAGTTTACTGGCGCAGGGTTGTACCTGGTTAGAGGATTATTTGCTAAGTCATCCTCAAGCTGCAAGAAATTTAAGTGCGTGTCATTGA
- a CDS encoding PAS domain S-box protein — protein MKTIEDMKRETELPVLMTDEQGFIVYVNEPFRQVFGWKNEEIIGQTLAAVIPNSFHDSHNLGFSRFVMTGNPTILSHPLQLKAVKKDGSEIDAEHFILAEENQGQWVFAATLRPLNQ, from the coding sequence ATGAAAACAATTGAAGACATGAAGCGCGAAACGGAATTACCTGTGTTAATGACAGATGAGCAGGGATTCATTGTTTACGTTAACGAACCTTTTAGACAAGTATTTGGCTGGAAAAATGAGGAAATCATCGGTCAAACTCTGGCAGCCGTAATTCCCAATAGCTTTCATGATTCACACAATTTAGGCTTTTCCCGCTTTGTCATGACTGGAAACCCCACAATTCTCAGCCATCCACTACAACTTAAAGCAGTCAAAAAGGATGGTAGTGAAATTGATGCCGAGCATTTTATTCTTGCTGAAGAAAATCAAGGGCAGTGGGTGTTTGCTGCAACACTGCGTCCCTTGAATCAGTAA
- a CDS encoding GH116 family glycosyl hydrolase, which produces MINPSPRPQIPSCTWNRPINLGWDKPYTVRYPSNLDDGPWHGMPLGGFGAGCLGRSSRGDFNLWHIDGGEHTFKSLPACQFSVFEQAGNSAPQAYAMCTEPPEDGTLSTWQWYPKTGKGTESSGTYHALYPRSWFVYDGVFQAQLTCEQFSPIWADNYQESSYPVGVFEWTAHNPTDQPITLSIMLTWQNSVGWFTNAIKTPQVKVRDDGSPVYEYQPRWKDSTGNLNQWIVDHFRAGCLLDRVRIHDEVQEGEGQWAIATITNPSVEVFYHTRWNPAGSGEEIWDNFAFDGSLRDKEDETPADPGEQIAAAMTIRFTVRPGRTRKIPFVLAWDFPVTEFATGVNYYRRYTDFFGRTGNNAWSIVRTALKHDDTWKEQIQSWQELTLKNANLPDWFKMALFNELYILADGGTLWTAASETDGIGQFGVLECLDYRWYESLDVRLYGSFALAMLWPKLDKAVLEAYARAIPTSDNTPRIIGYNQASAIRKAANATPHDLGAPNEHPWEKTNYTSYQDCNLWKDLGSDFVLQVYRDYLLTGATDIEFLSECWSAIVKTLAYLKEFDLDGDGIPENSGAPDQTFDDWRLQGVSAYCGGLWLAALEAAIAIGEILINHGVELEDGDFESAIATYKSWLEQSKPLYQEKLWNGQYYQLDSESGSNVVMADQLCGQFYARLLNLPDIVPNDCVESALKTVYDSCFLKFNQKLSQHSESLTPTFIGAANGVLADGSPENPQATHPLEVWTGINFGLAAFMIQMGMKDEAFQLTEAVVQQIYNNGLQFRTPEAITAAGTFRASHYLRAMAIWAIYLMIK; this is translated from the coding sequence ATGATCAATCCTAGTCCGCGTCCTCAAATCCCTTCTTGTACATGGAATCGTCCCATCAATCTTGGTTGGGACAAACCTTATACTGTTCGTTACCCTAGCAATTTAGATGATGGCCCTTGGCACGGTATGCCGTTGGGTGGTTTTGGTGCTGGTTGTCTTGGTCGTTCCTCGCGGGGCGATTTCAACTTATGGCATATTGATGGCGGAGAGCATACTTTCAAAAGTCTCCCTGCTTGCCAATTTAGTGTTTTTGAACAAGCTGGAAATTCAGCACCACAAGCTTATGCTATGTGTACTGAACCGCCTGAAGATGGCACTTTATCTACATGGCAGTGGTATCCCAAGACAGGTAAGGGAACAGAAAGCAGTGGCACATACCATGCGCTATATCCCCGCAGTTGGTTTGTTTATGATGGAGTATTTCAAGCGCAGTTAACTTGTGAACAATTTTCCCCAATTTGGGCGGATAACTATCAAGAAAGTAGCTATCCCGTAGGTGTTTTTGAGTGGACGGCGCATAACCCTACAGATCAGCCGATTACTCTAAGTATTATGCTTACCTGGCAGAATTCTGTTGGTTGGTTTACTAATGCGATTAAAACACCCCAGGTAAAAGTCCGAGATGATGGCAGTCCAGTGTATGAATATCAACCACGTTGGAAAGATAGTACTGGCAACTTAAATCAATGGATTGTGGATCACTTTCGGGCAGGGTGTTTGCTCGATCGCGTCAGGATTCATGATGAAGTTCAGGAAGGTGAGGGACAATGGGCGATCGCAACTATTACAAACCCTAGTGTCGAAGTCTTCTACCATACCCGTTGGAACCCTGCTGGAAGCGGTGAGGAAATTTGGGATAACTTCGCTTTTGATGGTTCATTGCGGGATAAAGAAGATGAAACACCTGCTGATCCAGGTGAACAAATAGCCGCAGCAATGACTATTCGCTTCACTGTCCGCCCTGGTAGAACCCGCAAAATTCCCTTTGTTCTAGCTTGGGATTTTCCAGTTACAGAGTTTGCCACTGGCGTTAATTATTATCGTCGCTATACAGATTTTTTTGGTCGTACTGGAAACAATGCTTGGTCAATTGTTCGTACTGCTCTTAAACATGATGATACCTGGAAAGAGCAAATTCAATCTTGGCAAGAGTTAACTTTAAAAAATGCTAACTTGCCTGACTGGTTTAAGATGGCGCTATTTAATGAGCTATATATCTTAGCTGATGGTGGCACTCTTTGGACTGCTGCATCGGAAACTGACGGCATCGGTCAATTTGGCGTTTTAGAATGTTTAGATTACCGATGGTATGAAAGTTTAGATGTTCGATTATATGGGTCTTTTGCTTTAGCAATGCTTTGGCCCAAGTTAGATAAGGCAGTTCTAGAAGCTTATGCTAGGGCAATTCCTACTAGCGATAATACTCCTCGGATTATTGGATACAACCAAGCATCCGCTATTCGCAAAGCTGCTAATGCTACACCCCATGATTTAGGCGCACCTAATGAGCATCCTTGGGAGAAAACAAATTACACTAGCTACCAAGATTGCAATTTATGGAAAGATTTAGGTTCTGACTTTGTATTGCAAGTTTATCGAGATTATCTATTAACGGGCGCTACGGATATAGAATTTTTAAGCGAGTGTTGGTCTGCAATTGTCAAAACTTTAGCTTATTTAAAAGAGTTTGACTTAGACGGCGATGGTATTCCCGAAAATTCTGGCGCACCAGATCAAACATTTGATGATTGGAGATTGCAAGGAGTTAGTGCTTATTGTGGCGGGTTGTGGTTAGCCGCGTTAGAAGCTGCGATCGCAATTGGGGAGATTTTAATTAATCATGGTGTCGAATTAGAAGATGGTGATTTTGAGAGTGCGATCGCTACCTATAAATCTTGGCTAGAACAATCCAAACCTCTCTATCAAGAAAAACTTTGGAACGGTCAATATTACCAACTTGATAGCGAAAGTGGTTCAAATGTGGTAATGGCGGATCAACTTTGCGGTCAATTTTATGCTCGGTTATTAAATCTACCCGATATCGTGCCGAATGATTGCGTTGAATCTGCGTTAAAAACTGTCTACGATTCCTGCTTCTTAAAATTCAATCAAAAGCTATCACAACATAGTGAAAGTTTAACCCCAACTTTCATTGGTGCAGCAAATGGTGTTTTAGCTGATGGTTCCCCAGAAAATCCTCAAGCTACCCATCCTTTAGAAGTTTGGACTGGGATTAACTTTGGGTTAGCAGCCTTTATGATTCAGATGGGCATGAAAGATGAAGCCTTCCAGCTAACAGAAGCAGTTGTGCAGCAAATCTACAATAACGGGTTACAATTTCGCACACCAGAAGCCATCACTGCTGCTGGAACATTTCGCGCTTCTCACTACCTCCGTGCAATGGCAATTTGGGCAATTTACTTGATGATTAAGTAA